One Aliidongia dinghuensis DNA segment encodes these proteins:
- a CDS encoding Zn-ribbon domain-containing OB-fold protein — MSFPEPDITPLNEPYWSGLKDGRLMFQHCEGCGHNWLPAREACPSCLAPRPTWQASAGWATVVSWVVYHTAYSDAFKDRVPYDVTCVALDEGPRLLTNVIGSEAGRKLCIGSRVTLAIQYEGETALARFRLAEPA, encoded by the coding sequence ATGAGCTTCCCCGAGCCCGACATCACCCCGCTGAACGAGCCCTACTGGAGCGGCCTTAAGGACGGTCGCCTCATGTTCCAGCATTGCGAGGGCTGCGGTCATAACTGGCTGCCGGCACGGGAGGCCTGTCCTTCCTGTCTCGCGCCCCGGCCGACCTGGCAGGCATCGGCCGGCTGGGCGACGGTTGTCAGCTGGGTCGTCTATCACACGGCCTACAGCGACGCCTTCAAGGACCGTGTGCCGTACGACGTCACCTGCGTGGCGCTCGACGAGGGGCCGCGCCTCCTGACCAACGTGATCGGCAGCGAGGCAGGCCGGAAGCTCTGCATCGGCAGCCGGGTGACGCTTGCCATCCAATACGAGGGTGAGACCGCCCTCGCCCGCTTCAGGCTCGCGGAGCCGGCGTGA
- a CDS encoding acyl-CoA dehydrogenase family protein, producing MTSDMPSLPTGAWELPEELSLLQETVARFMRAEVKPIEDRQPHDCYELPAEDLAVLQSKAKELGLWCLASPQAYGGGGAGLLAQVIVAEEAAKCRMGAYVPACGAFGIDPPSVIWLGNADQISRYGVAGIEKGKKCFVAISEASGGADPARSIRTRAQRIGDRYVINGTKMWITAAGKADWGLVFARTGEANDRGGISCFIVDRDTPGISVREIPVIRSYAPFEVHFEEVEVPAENRLGGEGEGFAVCQKWLVHARVPYAAGVIGVAQEALRLAIDWVKQRQVFKSTLSEKQAIQWMIADSEMELRAARLLTYQAAWRADLGHDIKLEASIAKVTATETAGRVIDRCVQMFGALGVAKELPIERWYRELRIKRIGEGPSEVQRMVVARHLLGSR from the coding sequence ATGACATCCGACATGCCATCGCTGCCGACCGGCGCCTGGGAACTGCCGGAGGAGCTTTCGCTTCTGCAGGAGACGGTCGCCCGGTTCATGCGGGCGGAGGTGAAGCCGATCGAGGACCGACAACCGCACGATTGCTACGAACTGCCGGCCGAAGATCTCGCCGTCCTGCAGTCGAAAGCCAAAGAACTGGGCCTCTGGTGCCTGGCCTCGCCGCAGGCCTATGGCGGCGGCGGCGCAGGGCTGCTGGCGCAGGTGATTGTCGCCGAGGAGGCGGCCAAGTGCCGGATGGGCGCCTATGTCCCAGCCTGCGGCGCCTTCGGCATCGACCCGCCGAGCGTCATCTGGCTCGGCAATGCCGACCAGATCAGTCGCTACGGCGTCGCCGGCATCGAGAAAGGCAAGAAATGCTTCGTCGCCATCTCCGAGGCGAGCGGCGGTGCCGACCCGGCACGCTCAATCCGGACACGGGCCCAGCGTATCGGTGACCGATACGTCATCAACGGCACGAAGATGTGGATCACTGCCGCCGGTAAGGCCGACTGGGGTCTGGTGTTCGCCCGCACCGGCGAGGCGAACGACCGCGGCGGCATCAGCTGCTTCATCGTCGATCGTGACACGCCGGGCATCAGCGTGCGCGAGATCCCGGTCATCCGCTCTTATGCCCCGTTCGAGGTGCATTTCGAGGAGGTCGAGGTCCCGGCCGAAAACCGGCTGGGCGGGGAGGGCGAGGGCTTCGCGGTCTGCCAGAAGTGGCTGGTCCACGCCCGGGTGCCCTATGCCGCAGGCGTCATCGGCGTCGCCCAGGAGGCACTCAGGCTCGCGATCGACTGGGTGAAGCAGCGCCAGGTGTTCAAATCGACGCTGTCGGAGAAGCAGGCGATCCAATGGATGATCGCCGATTCCGAGATGGAGCTCAGGGCCGCCCGGCTCCTGACCTACCAGGCGGCCTGGCGGGCGGATCTCGGCCACGACATCAAGCTCGAAGCCTCGATCGCCAAGGTGACCGCGACCGAGACAGCCGGGCGCGTCATTGACCGCTGCGTCCAGATGTTCGGGGCGCTCGGCGTCGCCAAGGAACTGCCGATCGAGCGCTGGTACCGGGAGCTGCGCATCAAGCGCATCGGCGAAGGCCCGTCCGAGGTCCAGCGCATGGTCGTCGCCCGCCATCTCCTCGGCAGCCGGTAA
- a CDS encoding hydantoinase/oxoprolinase family protein, whose product MAYQIAVDVGGTFTDGVLLNDATDTIWVAKSLTTPADPGDGIARVVEMLLDQLPAGPTGAASTVDRVVHGTTLITNTLLERKGARTALVVTHGAEDVLDIRREMRYDTYDLAATFPEPLVPPEARFPVAERIGPAGEIRRPLSEAELGQLADRLAQEDVSAVAICFLHACVNDQHERAAAEVLRRVSPGRSYSLSSEVASEVGEYERMSTVVANAYVQPVVEHYMRVLSRRLAGLDIAGRLDIMVSHGGFTEAEIAARFPIRLLESGPAGGVLSAINCGQAEGIDRVLAFDMGGTTAKSCVSIGGTPAITHVFEFARVRRFKRGSGLPAVSPSIDLIEIGAGGGSIARRSALGLLQVGPDSSGSEPGPACYDLGGTQPTVTDADLVLGYLDADNFLGGTMKLSNSKALDALAALGAELGLTAEETAWGIHDIVNENMAAAARTHIAEHGHDARSFTFVSTGGAGPVHAVDVARRLRIPRVLCPIASGVGSCLGFLAAPARSDRSWSRLEPVHGFDQQDLDRRITAARGAIATDLARAQVAPDEILWRTAAEMRYLGQGASIEVDFAAAAGTDLSTERLLASFEAEYRRLYGRTVPDGVPEIVTWRIAGQSPRQQRHYAFATDASTELSREPAGQRRIYLPGEKRYATVPVFNRYRVPPGTVLAGPAIIVEPESTLVVGHPARISVLASGTIQVDLEYAA is encoded by the coding sequence TTGGCTTACCAGATCGCCGTAGACGTCGGGGGAACCTTCACCGACGGTGTCTTGCTCAACGATGCGACGGACACGATCTGGGTCGCCAAGTCTCTGACCACGCCAGCGGATCCAGGTGACGGCATCGCCCGCGTCGTCGAGATGCTACTCGATCAGTTGCCGGCCGGGCCGACGGGTGCGGCCAGCACCGTCGACCGGGTCGTCCACGGCACGACGCTCATCACCAACACGCTGCTCGAGCGCAAGGGTGCCAGGACCGCGCTGGTCGTGACGCATGGCGCCGAGGACGTGTTGGATATCCGCCGCGAGATGCGGTACGACACCTATGATTTGGCCGCCACCTTCCCCGAGCCGCTGGTGCCGCCCGAGGCCCGCTTTCCCGTGGCGGAGCGCATCGGGCCCGCGGGCGAGATCCGCCGGCCCTTGAGCGAGGCCGAGCTCGGCCAATTGGCTGATCGGCTGGCGCAGGAAGATGTCTCGGCGGTCGCGATCTGCTTCCTGCACGCCTGCGTCAACGACCAGCACGAACGCGCCGCCGCCGAGGTGCTGCGCCGCGTCTCACCGGGCCGCAGCTATTCGCTCTCCTCCGAGGTCGCGAGCGAGGTCGGCGAGTACGAGCGCATGTCGACCGTCGTCGCCAACGCCTATGTCCAGCCGGTCGTCGAGCACTACATGCGCGTCCTCAGCCGGCGCTTGGCCGGCCTCGATATCGCCGGGCGGCTCGACATCATGGTGTCGCACGGCGGCTTCACCGAGGCGGAGATCGCCGCCCGCTTCCCGATCCGGCTGCTCGAATCAGGGCCGGCGGGCGGCGTGCTGAGCGCCATCAATTGCGGCCAGGCCGAAGGCATCGACCGCGTCCTTGCCTTCGACATGGGCGGCACCACGGCCAAATCCTGCGTCTCGATCGGCGGCACGCCGGCAATCACCCATGTCTTCGAGTTCGCGCGGGTGCGCCGGTTCAAGCGCGGCAGCGGGTTGCCCGCCGTGTCGCCCAGCATCGACCTTATCGAGATCGGTGCCGGTGGCGGCAGCATCGCCCGCCGCAGCGCGCTTGGCTTGCTGCAGGTCGGCCCCGACAGCTCCGGCTCGGAACCCGGGCCCGCCTGTTATGACCTGGGCGGAACCCAACCGACGGTGACCGACGCCGACCTGGTGCTGGGCTATCTCGACGCCGACAATTTCCTCGGCGGCACGATGAAACTTAGCAACTCCAAGGCACTGGACGCGTTGGCCGCGCTCGGCGCCGAGTTAGGTCTCACTGCCGAGGAGACCGCCTGGGGCATCCATGACATCGTCAATGAGAACATGGCGGCGGCGGCGCGCACCCATATCGCCGAGCATGGCCACGATGCGCGCAGCTTCACCTTCGTCTCGACCGGTGGTGCCGGTCCGGTCCATGCCGTCGACGTGGCGCGCCGGCTGCGCATTCCGCGCGTCCTCTGCCCGATCGCCTCGGGAGTCGGTTCCTGTCTGGGCTTCCTCGCCGCGCCCGCGCGCTCGGACCGCTCCTGGTCGCGGCTCGAACCAGTCCACGGCTTCGACCAACAGGATCTCGATCGGCGGATCACCGCAGCGCGCGGCGCCATCGCGACCGACCTCGCCCGCGCCCAGGTTGCCCCGGACGAGATCCTGTGGCGGACGGCAGCCGAGATGCGCTACCTAGGCCAGGGTGCCAGCATCGAGGTCGATTTCGCCGCCGCGGCCGGCACGGACCTTTCGACCGAGCGGCTGCTTGCGAGCTTCGAGGCGGAATACAGGCGCCTCTACGGCCGGACGGTGCCAGACGGCGTGCCGGAGATCGTCACCTGGCGCATCGCTGGACAGTCGCCGCGCCAGCAGCGGCACTATGCGTTCGCCACCGATGCGTCGACCGAGCTTTCCCGGGAACCCGCAGGCCAGCGCCGGATCTATCTGCCGGGCGAGAAGCGATACGCGACCGTGCCGGTCTTCAACCGCTACCGAGTGCCGCCGGGCACCGTTCTTGCCGGCCCCGCCATCATCGTCGAACCGGAATCGACGCTCGTCGTCGGACATCCCGCCAGGATCAGCGTGCTCGCCAGCGGCACAATCCAAGTCGACCTGGAGTACGC
- a CDS encoding enoyl-CoA hydratase/isomerase family protein, producing the protein MAIDFTLEDGIAVITINRPERRNALDAEHYAALSEAWQRVRDDDAIRVAVITGAGDKSFCAGADIKSFVGRDVELAELWLTQKGQLLNRGLEIWKPVIAAVNGACVGGGMTLLLATDIRVAVEGAVFSVAEVKRGIIAANGGTQRIMQQLPYAIAMEMLLTGESIDAETALRWGLVNKLVPAADLLSAALDYARRIAANAPLALQAAKELAIRSRDMDLPTGLRMEQLVNRILHHSEDTAIAKAAFAEKRQPQFKGR; encoded by the coding sequence ATGGCCATCGATTTCACGCTCGAGGACGGCATCGCCGTCATCACCATCAACCGCCCGGAAAGGCGCAACGCGCTCGATGCCGAGCACTACGCCGCACTTTCCGAGGCCTGGCAGCGCGTCCGGGACGATGACGCGATCCGGGTGGCCGTCATCACCGGCGCCGGCGACAAGTCCTTCTGCGCCGGCGCCGACATCAAGTCATTCGTCGGCCGGGACGTCGAGCTCGCCGAATTGTGGCTGACTCAGAAGGGCCAATTGCTCAATCGCGGCCTCGAAATCTGGAAGCCAGTCATCGCCGCGGTCAACGGCGCTTGCGTCGGCGGCGGCATGACCCTGCTGCTGGCGACCGACATCCGCGTTGCGGTCGAGGGCGCTGTCTTCTCGGTCGCCGAGGTCAAGCGCGGCATCATCGCTGCCAACGGCGGCACGCAGCGCATCATGCAGCAGCTACCCTACGCGATCGCGATGGAGATGTTGCTGACCGGCGAAAGCATCGATGCCGAGACGGCGCTGCGCTGGGGCCTTGTCAACAAGCTCGTGCCAGCCGCGGACCTGCTGAGTGCTGCGCTCGACTATGCCCGCCGGATTGCGGCCAACGCGCCACTGGCGCTCCAGGCCGCCAAGGAACTGGCGATCCGCTCGCGCGACATGGATCTGCCAACCGGTCTTCGGATGGAGCAGCTCGTCAACCGCATCCTGCACCATTCCGAAGACACCGCCATTGCGAAGGCCGCTTTCGCCGAAAAGCGCCAGCCGCAGTTCAAGGGACGGTGA
- a CDS encoding branched-chain amino acid transaminase, with protein sequence MSAPEFIVLNGSIIPYEEATTHVMSPAVKYGLSVFEGLRAYWSDEREDLFVFRLQDHTDRLLQSMKLLRFAHDFDGAEINRVTIELLRRNRVKAAAHIRTTAYLDGKGEQQVKGPVSYSISAIEKPRAARTDKGIRCQVSSWMRMADNVMPPRIKCGGNYVNGRLARYQAIQDGYDEAIILNTLGKVAEGPGTCIFLVRRGELITPDLASGILESITRDTALRLARARGIAVAERMVDRTELYAADEVFMVGSAAELVPVVDIDGITIGSGSPGPVTKLLQEAYFAAVTGAIDVPADWLTPVYKSER encoded by the coding sequence ATGAGCGCGCCGGAATTCATCGTCCTGAACGGGAGCATCATCCCCTACGAAGAGGCGACGACCCACGTCATGTCGCCGGCGGTCAAATACGGCCTCTCGGTCTTCGAAGGACTCCGGGCCTATTGGAGCGATGAAAGGGAAGACCTCTTCGTGTTCCGGCTGCAGGATCATACCGACCGGCTGCTGCAGTCGATGAAGCTGCTGCGCTTCGCCCATGATTTCGACGGCGCGGAGATCAACCGCGTGACCATCGAGCTGCTCCGCCGCAACCGGGTGAAGGCGGCGGCCCATATCCGGACCACGGCCTATCTCGATGGCAAGGGCGAGCAGCAGGTCAAGGGGCCCGTGAGCTACTCCATCTCGGCGATCGAGAAGCCGCGCGCCGCCCGGACCGACAAGGGCATCCGCTGCCAGGTCAGCTCCTGGATGCGCATGGCCGACAATGTCATGCCGCCGCGTATCAAGTGCGGCGGCAACTACGTCAACGGCCGCCTAGCCCGCTACCAGGCGATCCAGGACGGCTATGACGAAGCCATCATCCTCAATACCCTCGGCAAGGTCGCCGAGGGGCCTGGTACTTGCATCTTCCTGGTCCGTCGCGGCGAGCTGATCACACCGGACCTGGCGAGCGGTATCCTGGAGAGCATCACCCGTGACACGGCCCTGAGGCTCGCCCGCGCGCGCGGCATCGCGGTCGCCGAGCGCATGGTCGATCGCACCGAGCTCTATGCTGCAGACGAGGTGTTCATGGTGGGCTCAGCCGCCGAGTTGGTGCCAGTCGTCGACATCGACGGGATCACGATTGGCTCGGGCAGTCCGGGCCCCGTCACCAAGTTGCTGCAGGAAGCCTATTTCGCGGCCGTGACTGGCGCCATCGACGTGCCAGCCGATTGGCTCACCCCGGTGTACAAGAGCGAGCGATGA
- a CDS encoding thiolase family protein, which produces MRGRTVIAGVGHTAYGKHPDRDRVSLIVEACRNALADAGVAKDMVDGVLVKMANAEPSILYGQKVAEALGMKPKIGCALDQGGAANIALISYAALAIEAGMLDIAIVCYGDTPRTGSRKVYARPRGDDAVYGWYSTAAGYALLHQRYKQQYALGDEGFGAVAVTCRSHGARNPHAHLQKPITLDEYMASPFVVEPLRRDDCCLLSDGAAAVIVMSARRARELGIAQAVPVLGFGQAQESWEVHLREDLTRTVAGASAEMALRMAGLEHRDIAVAQLYDCFTVTPLITLEDYGFCKRGQAARFAAEGGIGLDGGLPLNTSGGLLSETGTPGLQLVIEGVRQMRGDANLPVGGSGACIVSNQGGTMHTHSTLILGRAA; this is translated from the coding sequence ATGCGTGGTCGAACCGTCATCGCGGGCGTTGGCCACACTGCCTATGGCAAGCATCCCGATCGCGATCGCGTGTCGCTGATCGTCGAGGCCTGCCGCAACGCGCTGGCGGACGCCGGCGTCGCCAAGGACATGGTCGATGGTGTGCTGGTCAAGATGGCCAATGCTGAGCCTTCCATCCTCTACGGTCAGAAGGTCGCCGAGGCGCTTGGAATGAAGCCCAAGATCGGTTGCGCGCTCGACCAGGGCGGCGCGGCGAACATCGCCCTCATCAGCTACGCAGCACTCGCGATCGAAGCCGGCATGCTCGACATCGCCATCGTCTGCTACGGCGACACGCCGCGCACCGGCAGCCGCAAGGTCTATGCCCGGCCGCGCGGCGACGATGCCGTCTACGGCTGGTACTCGACCGCGGCCGGCTACGCGCTGCTGCATCAGCGCTACAAGCAGCAATACGCGCTCGGTGACGAGGGCTTCGGCGCCGTGGCCGTCACCTGCCGCAGCCATGGCGCGCGCAATCCCCACGCCCACCTGCAGAAGCCGATCACGCTCGACGAGTACATGGCCTCGCCCTTCGTCGTCGAGCCGCTGCGGCGCGACGATTGCTGTCTGCTGTCGGACGGTGCTGCAGCCGTCATCGTCATGTCGGCCCGCCGCGCCAGGGAACTGGGCATCGCTCAGGCCGTGCCGGTACTAGGCTTCGGGCAGGCGCAAGAATCCTGGGAAGTCCATCTGCGCGAGGACCTGACCCGCACCGTCGCTGGTGCCTCGGCCGAGATGGCGCTGCGCATGGCCGGCCTCGAGCACCGCGACATCGCGGTTGCCCAGCTCTACGACTGCTTTACCGTAACGCCGCTCATCACGCTCGAGGACTACGGCTTCTGCAAGCGCGGCCAGGCGGCACGGTTCGCGGCCGAAGGCGGTATCGGCCTCGACGGCGGCCTGCCGCTCAACACGAGCGGCGGCCTGCTCTCGGAAACCGGCACGCCAGGCCTGCAGCTCGTGATCGAGGGAGTCCGACAGATGCGCGGCGACGCGAACCTGCCGGTGGGCGGCTCCGGCGCCTGCATCGTCAGCAACCAGGGCGGCACGATGCACACCCATTCCACTCTCATCCTCGGGCGGGCGGCATGA
- a CDS encoding CaiB/BaiF CoA transferase family protein, whose protein sequence is MSDPAALPPNAPPLAGIRVLDLTQIYNGPYATFLMAMAGAEVIKVEPPGGEFLRRRDARSGAGVPFAMLNANKRSISLNLKAPRGREMLLELVRQADVLAENYAPGVMDRLGLGYDTVRAVNPRIVYASGSGYGSHGPYRDYPAMDLTVQAMSGVMSITGFPENPPVKSGAALCDFFGGVHLYGAITTALLRRERTGLGSRIEVAMLEAVYPSLASSIGMTYGERDDIPLRTGNRHGGLSLCPYNVYPASDGFVAIICNNDKHWLNLVDAMARPDLKDDPRTVTMRDRVHHMAAIDAIIADWTSSLSRTELFDRLVAFRVPSAPVRDLPEVLADPHMHERGMLLEVDHPQYGRITVCRSPINYSDGPQPDYQVSPAYGADNDAVYGRLLGIPADSLTALGEEGVI, encoded by the coding sequence ATGTCCGACCCAGCCGCTCTCCCGCCCAACGCCCCGCCGCTCGCCGGCATCCGCGTGCTTGACCTGACGCAAATCTACAACGGCCCCTATGCGACCTTTCTGATGGCGATGGCCGGAGCCGAGGTCATCAAGGTCGAGCCGCCGGGCGGTGAATTCCTGCGCCGGCGCGATGCGAGGAGCGGCGCCGGCGTGCCGTTCGCTATGCTGAACGCCAACAAACGCTCGATCTCGCTCAACCTCAAGGCCCCGCGCGGCCGCGAAATGCTGCTGGAGCTGGTGCGCCAGGCCGACGTGCTGGCCGAAAACTACGCGCCCGGCGTCATGGACCGCCTGGGACTCGGCTACGACACCGTCCGCGCCGTCAACCCGCGCATCGTGTATGCCTCGGGCAGCGGCTATGGCAGCCATGGTCCCTATCGCGACTATCCCGCCATGGACCTGACCGTCCAGGCCATGTCCGGCGTGATGAGCATCACGGGCTTCCCTGAGAATCCGCCGGTCAAGTCCGGCGCCGCCCTCTGTGACTTCTTCGGCGGCGTCCATCTCTATGGCGCCATCACCACGGCGCTCCTGCGGCGCGAACGGACCGGCCTCGGCAGCCGGATCGAGGTCGCGATGCTGGAGGCAGTCTATCCCTCACTCGCGTCCAGCATCGGCATGACCTACGGCGAGCGAGATGACATTCCGCTGCGCACCGGCAACCGGCACGGCGGCCTCTCGCTCTGCCCGTACAACGTCTATCCGGCCAGCGACGGCTTCGTCGCGATCATCTGCAACAACGATAAGCATTGGCTGAACCTGGTCGACGCCATGGCGCGCCCCGACTTGAAGGACGACCCGCGCACCGTAACCATGCGCGACCGGGTTCACCATATGGCGGCGATCGACGCGATCATTGCCGACTGGACTTCGTCCCTGTCGCGTACCGAGCTGTTCGACCGGCTCGTCGCCTTCCGCGTGCCTTCCGCCCCGGTGCGCGACCTGCCCGAGGTCCTCGCCGATCCGCACATGCACGAACGCGGCATGCTGCTCGAGGTCGACCACCCGCAATACGGCCGGATCACCGTCTGCCGCAGCCCGATCAACTATAGCGATGGGCCGCAACCCGACTATCAGGTCAGCCCCGCCTATGGCGCCGACAACGACGCCGTCTATGGCCGACTGCTCGGCATACCCGCGGACAGCCTGACCGCGCTCGGCGAGGAGGGGGTGATCTGA
- a CDS encoding SDR family NAD(P)-dependent oxidoreductase, whose amino-acid sequence MRHKDKVAVVTGAAQGIGLGCAQRLHDEGARVVLADINGAKVAEAARQLDPDAATAIGVACDVASQAEVKALIAKAVERFGTVDIMVNNAATTVAADPLDLTEEEFDRVMAVNLKGTLFGCQEAGRLMVAKGGGAIVNMSSMQAELAIPTRVPYGVSKAAINQLTKIFALSLATKGVRVNAVAPGTILTDLTRGGVLSNEDSYRMILSRTPMGRCGEVDEIGSVVSFLASSDASYVTGQTLYVDGGRLTLNYVVPVDTLPGR is encoded by the coding sequence ATGCGTCACAAGGACAAGGTCGCCGTCGTCACCGGTGCGGCTCAGGGTATCGGATTGGGTTGCGCTCAGCGCCTGCACGACGAGGGTGCGCGGGTCGTTCTGGCCGATATCAACGGGGCCAAGGTCGCGGAGGCCGCGCGGCAACTCGACCCGGATGCGGCGACGGCAATCGGCGTCGCTTGCGACGTTGCTTCCCAGGCCGAGGTCAAGGCGTTGATCGCCAAGGCCGTGGAACGGTTCGGCACGGTCGATATCATGGTCAACAATGCCGCGACGACGGTCGCCGCCGACCCGCTCGATCTTACGGAGGAAGAGTTCGACCGGGTCATGGCGGTGAATTTGAAGGGCACGTTGTTCGGCTGCCAGGAAGCCGGGCGACTCATGGTCGCCAAGGGCGGTGGCGCCATCGTCAACATGTCATCGATGCAGGCCGAGCTCGCGATCCCGACGCGCGTGCCGTACGGCGTCTCCAAAGCCGCGATCAACCAGTTGACCAAAATCTTCGCCCTGTCGCTCGCGACGAAGGGCGTCCGGGTCAATGCCGTGGCGCCCGGCACCATCCTGACCGACTTGACCCGGGGCGGCGTGTTGTCGAACGAGGATTCCTACCGGATGATCCTGTCGCGCACGCCGATGGGGCGCTGCGGCGAGGTCGACGAAATCGGTTCCGTCGTCTCGTTTCTGGCAAGCAGCGATGCGTCGTACGTGACGGGCCAGACGCTTTACGTCGACGGCGGCCGGCTCACGCTCAATTACGTCGTGCCGGTAGACACGCTGCCGGGACGGTAG
- a CDS encoding IclR family transcriptional regulator: MSTTLRKSLRILESLALSDTPRGISELSREIKLNKSAVQRIFQTLLEEGYIEKTADTSRYKPTLRIWELGSRVIAQNEVRRLIHPILRYAAKSSELTTYFAWADYPDIIYLDKIDGEKGRPNSSDPGQRIPMHAAASGRAILAFFDEAQIEGVLADLVNGAGDGASAVELRDELRLTRQRLFACSQRGAAARISSIAAPVWGQGALPVGSVVLTSDSVTLPQSDFDRVGAVAISIAEQATRVLGGSYPATASDAP, from the coding sequence ATGAGCACAACCCTTCGCAAGAGTCTTCGAATCCTGGAGTCGCTGGCGCTTTCCGATACGCCGCGCGGCATTTCGGAGCTGTCGCGCGAGATCAAGCTCAACAAGAGCGCCGTGCAGCGCATTTTCCAGACGCTGCTCGAGGAGGGCTATATCGAGAAGACGGCGGATACGAGCCGCTACAAGCCGACGCTCCGGATCTGGGAGCTCGGCTCGCGGGTCATTGCGCAGAACGAAGTGAGGCGGCTCATTCATCCGATTCTGCGCTATGCCGCGAAAAGCTCGGAACTCACGACCTATTTCGCCTGGGCCGACTATCCGGACATCATCTATCTCGACAAGATCGACGGCGAGAAGGGGCGACCGAACTCGTCGGACCCGGGGCAGCGCATTCCGATGCATGCCGCCGCGAGCGGGCGGGCGATCCTGGCCTTCTTCGACGAGGCGCAGATCGAGGGCGTGCTGGCCGACCTGGTGAACGGAGCGGGCGATGGAGCTTCGGCGGTGGAACTGCGCGACGAGCTGAGGCTGACCCGCCAGCGGCTCTTCGCCTGCTCGCAACGTGGAGCTGCCGCTCGGATCAGCAGCATCGCGGCACCCGTCTGGGGCCAAGGGGCGCTGCCGGTCGGCTCGGTCGTGCTGACCAGCGATTCAGTTACCCTGCCGCAGTCCGATTTCGACCGGGTCGGCGCCGTCGCCATCTCCATTGCCGAGCAGGCGACGCGCGTACTGGGTGGAAGCTACCCGGCGACAGCGAGCGACGCGCCGTAG
- a CDS encoding Ldh family oxidoreductase, translating to MTGIAERIEALEGQAAIMVAELAAITADLLAATGMPAKAAAAAADILAECQHRGIDSHGVAHLPVYVRRLLAGGIDAGAVPAVVASGPAVTVLDGRNALGVLVGLAATDEACRRAREYGVGACAVRNSNHFGAAAPLVDRAARQGLVMLACSNAAPTMAPWGGREAMLGTNPLSAAFPRAGAEPVVIDMATSAASRSKLRQAALKKQPIPLDWALDKTGVPTSDGEAALAGTMQPLGGAKGYALTLMVELLSTTLSAGKSGFEVANPYDSPATPAGTSHFFVAFDPRFFSGLEVAEETVARLGERIERSEPAAAGDPPRLPGTRAAATAVCRGRDGIPLTPDLTNHLRQAARLLGKAPRNN from the coding sequence ATGACCGGGATCGCCGAGCGGATCGAAGCTCTCGAGGGGCAGGCCGCCATAATGGTCGCCGAGCTGGCCGCGATCACAGCAGACCTGCTGGCAGCGACCGGCATGCCGGCGAAGGCGGCGGCGGCGGCGGCCGATATCCTCGCCGAATGCCAGCATCGCGGCATCGATAGCCATGGCGTGGCCCATCTGCCGGTCTATGTCCGGCGACTGCTCGCCGGCGGAATCGACGCCGGAGCAGTACCAGCCGTCGTCGCCTCCGGCCCCGCCGTAACGGTGCTGGACGGACGGAACGCGCTCGGCGTGCTGGTCGGCCTCGCGGCAACCGATGAGGCCTGCCGCAGGGCACGCGAGTACGGTGTGGGCGCCTGCGCCGTGCGCAACAGCAACCATTTCGGCGCGGCGGCCCCTCTGGTTGACCGGGCGGCGCGCCAGGGCCTTGTCATGCTCGCCTGCTCGAACGCGGCCCCGACGATGGCGCCCTGGGGCGGACGCGAGGCGATGCTCGGCACGAACCCGCTGTCGGCCGCCTTCCCGCGCGCAGGCGCGGAACCGGTCGTCATTGACATGGCAACAAGTGCTGCATCACGCAGCAAGCTGCGACAGGCGGCCTTGAAGAAGCAGCCAATACCACTGGATTGGGCGCTCGATAAGACGGGCGTTCCGACCAGCGATGGTGAAGCAGCCCTGGCCGGCACCATGCAACCACTGGGCGGCGCCAAAGGCTATGCCCTGACGCTGATGGTCGAATTGCTCAGTACCACGCTCTCGGCGGGGAAATCAGGGTTCGAAGTCGCCAATCCGTATGATTCCCCGGCCACGCCTGCCGGGACGAGCCATTTCTTCGTCGCCTTTGACCCACGCTTCTTCTCGGGCCTCGAGGTGGCGGAAGAGACGGTCGCCCGGCTGGGCGAGCGCATCGAGAGAAGCGAGCCCGCTGCTGCCGGCGATCCCCCACGGCTGCCGGGCACCCGCGCCGCAGCCACGGCCGTCTGCCGCGGGCGCGACGGCATCCCGCTCACCCCAGACCTGACGAACCACCTGCGCCAGGCGGCCCGGCTACTGGGCAAGGCCCCGCGCAACAACTAA